A single window of Pontiella agarivorans DNA harbors:
- a CDS encoding urease accessory protein UreF, with product MALTSIQMMHLADSALPVGGFAFSSGLEAAVKCGMVRTRPELVRYLKSCVEQWGRFELPFIEQFFREPGADVFIRYDRMMLAAPMRKASIAQARGWFRVLADLFPTLGNFDFKRLFREAGSAVHYLPLLTLCLKEAGASEAQVKELYLFTLLRDQISAAVRLGLIGPSAAQSIQSELEQGMGAVLTASGNSGENEAQRFTPMLEITQMLHPSLYIKLFQN from the coding sequence ATGGCGCTCACTTCCATTCAAATGATGCATCTGGCGGATTCCGCCCTGCCGGTCGGCGGTTTTGCTTTTTCCAGCGGCCTTGAGGCGGCGGTGAAATGCGGCATGGTGCGCACCCGGCCGGAACTGGTCCGCTATCTGAAAAGCTGTGTCGAGCAGTGGGGGCGGTTTGAACTTCCATTCATTGAACAATTTTTCCGCGAGCCCGGCGCCGACGTTTTTATCCGCTACGACCGCATGATGCTGGCGGCTCCGATGCGCAAGGCATCCATCGCCCAGGCGCGCGGCTGGTTCCGGGTGCTGGCCGATCTTTTTCCAACCCTTGGAAACTTTGATTTCAAACGCCTGTTCCGCGAGGCCGGATCGGCGGTGCACTATCTGCCGTTGCTGACGCTCTGCCTGAAAGAAGCAGGGGCATCGGAAGCGCAGGTGAAAGAACTCTATCTGTTCACGCTGCTGCGCGACCAGATCAGCGCCGCCGTGCGGCTGGGGCTGATCGGCCCGTCCGCCGCGCAGTCCATTCAGTCGGAACTGGAGCAGGGTATGGGTGCGGTGCTGACCGCATCCGGAAATAGCGGGGAGAATGAAGCGCAGCGGTTCACCCCGATGCTGGAAATAACCCAGATGCTTCATCCCTCACTTTACATAAAACTTTTTCAAAACTAG
- a CDS encoding DUF2188 domain-containing protein translates to MSNKYHVVKNGDQWGVKREGASRCSSLAGTQSEAIDQARGFAKPQKGQVFVHRPDGRIREERTYRKDPYPPKG, encoded by the coding sequence ATGAGTAATAAGTATCATGTAGTAAAAAACGGTGATCAATGGGGTGTTAAGCGAGAAGGGGCAAGTCGTTGTTCATCGCTCGCGGGCACTCAGTCCGAGGCTATAGATCAGGCACGTGGCTTTGCGAAACCTCAAAAAGGTCAAGTGTTTGTTCATCGTCCTGATGGTCGGATTCGTGAAGAGCGCACATATCGAAAAGATCCTTATCCACCTAAAGGTTAG
- a CDS encoding C-GCAxxG-C-C family (seleno)protein, translating to MEKLITSGFFAGQDLNCAETVLYAANEKFGWNLPHEALVMSAGFGGGVGGQELLCGALSGGVMVIGRLFVRNRGHESDLNKTIIREYFALFEKEMGSTLCAPLKKVHRTEAEGCRNVILASARALDTIVQNHRTELA from the coding sequence ATGGAAAAACTGATTACGTCGGGATTCTTTGCGGGGCAGGATCTGAATTGTGCGGAGACGGTTTTGTATGCCGCGAATGAGAAGTTTGGCTGGAATTTGCCGCACGAGGCGTTGGTGATGTCGGCTGGATTTGGGGGTGGTGTTGGCGGACAGGAGCTGCTGTGTGGTGCGCTGAGCGGCGGCGTCATGGTCATTGGCCGATTGTTTGTCCGCAATCGCGGGCACGAGTCGGATCTGAACAAAACGATCATCAGGGAATATTTCGCCCTGTTCGAAAAAGAGATGGGTTCAACCCTTTGCGCACCGCTGAAGAAGGTGCACCGAACCGAAGCTGAAGGGTGCCGAAACGTGATTCTTGCGAGCGCCCGGGCGTTGGATACGATTGTGCAGAATCACCGGACCGAGCTTGCCTAA
- the ureC gene encoding urease subunit alpha, giving the protein MNINRKNYAAMFGPTTGDKVRLGDTNLLIEVEKDLTVYGDECKFGGGKVLRDGMGQQSGASQEEALDLLITNALILDYTGIYKADVGVKNGRIHAIGKAGNPDMMDGVDPDMICGPTTEVIAGEKLILTAGGFDAHIHFICPQQINEALASGLTTMLGGGTGPATGTNATTCTPGKTHIEMMLRSTDAYPMNFAFLGKGNSSSPVGLTEQIEAGAAGLKLHEDWGSTPAAIDCCLDVAEQYDVQVAIHTDTLNESGMVENTCAAFKGRTIHTYHTEGAGGGHAPDIMKLCGEPNVLPSSTNPTRPYTVNTIDEHLDMLMVCHHLDKRIPEDVAFAESRIRGETIAAEDILHDLGALSIIASDSQAMGRIGEVITRTWQTAHKMKEQRGPLPEDEGADNDNFRARRYVAKYTVNPAVAHGMSHEIGSIEPGKLADLVLWRPDFFGSKPEIVIKGGVIAQAQMGDPNASIPTPQPFFSRPMFGSFGSAPANNSLVFVSQASLENVAGYALNKSASAVKNCRGLTKKDMKLNDLLPNIEIDPETYKVTVDGEHLTCEPAEKLPLAQLYQLF; this is encoded by the coding sequence ATGAACATCAATCGCAAGAACTATGCGGCCATGTTCGGCCCGACCACCGGCGATAAAGTCCGCCTCGGCGATACCAACCTGCTGATCGAAGTCGAAAAGGACCTCACCGTCTACGGCGATGAATGTAAATTCGGCGGCGGAAAAGTGCTGCGCGACGGCATGGGCCAGCAGTCCGGCGCGTCCCAGGAAGAAGCGCTCGATCTGCTGATCACCAATGCCTTGATTCTCGATTACACCGGCATTTATAAAGCCGACGTCGGCGTTAAAAACGGCCGCATTCACGCCATCGGCAAGGCCGGCAATCCCGACATGATGGACGGCGTCGACCCCGATATGATCTGCGGGCCGACCACCGAAGTCATCGCCGGGGAAAAACTGATTCTCACGGCGGGCGGTTTTGACGCCCATATCCATTTTATCTGTCCGCAGCAGATCAACGAAGCGCTGGCTTCCGGACTGACAACGATGCTCGGCGGCGGCACCGGTCCGGCCACCGGAACCAATGCCACCACCTGCACGCCCGGAAAAACCCATATCGAAATGATGCTGCGCTCCACCGATGCTTATCCGATGAATTTTGCCTTTCTCGGCAAAGGCAACAGCTCAAGTCCCGTTGGACTCACGGAGCAGATCGAAGCCGGCGCCGCCGGGCTTAAACTGCACGAAGACTGGGGTTCGACCCCGGCGGCCATCGACTGCTGCCTCGATGTGGCGGAGCAGTATGATGTGCAGGTGGCCATTCACACCGACACGCTGAATGAATCAGGGATGGTGGAAAATACCTGTGCGGCGTTCAAAGGCCGCACCATTCACACCTACCACACCGAAGGCGCCGGCGGCGGCCATGCGCCCGACATCATGAAGCTGTGCGGCGAGCCCAATGTGCTGCCGTCCTCCACCAACCCGACGCGGCCCTACACCGTGAACACGATCGATGAACATCTCGATATGCTGATGGTCTGCCATCATCTCGATAAACGCATCCCCGAAGATGTTGCCTTTGCAGAAAGCCGCATCCGCGGCGAAACCATCGCCGCCGAGGATATCCTCCACGACCTGGGCGCACTGTCCATTATCGCCTCCGATTCCCAGGCGATGGGCCGCATCGGCGAGGTCATCACCCGCACGTGGCAGACCGCCCATAAAATGAAGGAGCAGCGCGGTCCGCTTCCGGAGGATGAAGGGGCGGACAACGATAATTTCCGCGCCCGCCGCTATGTGGCGAAATATACCGTCAACCCGGCGGTCGCCCACGGCATGAGCCACGAAATCGGATCCATCGAGCCGGGAAAACTGGCCGATCTGGTTTTATGGCGCCCCGACTTTTTCGGCAGCAAACCCGAAATCGTCATCAAAGGCGGCGTGATTGCGCAGGCGCAGATGGGCGATCCGAATGCCTCGATCCCCACGCCGCAGCCGTTCTTTTCGCGTCCAATGTTTGGAAGTTTCGGCTCGGCCCCTGCCAATAATTCACTGGTGTTTGTTTCGCAGGCCTCGCTCGAAAATGTGGCCGGCTATGCGCTGAACAAATCGGCCTCCGCCGTGAAAAACTGCCGGGGACTGACCAAAAAAGATATGAAGCTCAACGACCTGCTGCCCAACATTGAAATCGATCCGGAAACCTACAAAGTCACCGTCGATGGCGAGCACCTGACCTGCGAACCGGCCGAAAAACTGCCGCTGGCGCAGCTCTATCAACTGTTCTGA
- the ureG gene encoding urease accessory protein UreG codes for MSHTHDHHHHHHHDHHHDHDHGHTHEVMEHPGHYDEREVPLNRDFSKRAFTIGIGGPVGSGKTALTKALCEALRNEMSLAVVTNDIFTQEDAEFLTRNSALPAERIIGVETGGCPHAAIREDISLNLNALEELMDRFDSKIEWLLLESGGDNLAANYSRELADYTIYVIDVSGGDKIPRKGGPGITQSDLLIINKTDIAELIGADLGVMERDSKKMRGDGPFLFTQCRNKVGIDEVIGHIRAAYHQQVPGN; via the coding sequence ATGAGCCATACGCACGACCACCACCATCATCACCACCATGATCATCATCACGACCACGACCACGGGCATACGCATGAGGTGATGGAGCATCCCGGGCATTACGACGAGCGCGAGGTGCCGCTCAACCGCGATTTTTCGAAGCGGGCGTTCACGATCGGGATCGGCGGTCCGGTCGGCAGCGGTAAAACAGCCCTCACCAAAGCACTGTGCGAAGCCCTGCGCAATGAGATGAGCCTGGCGGTGGTGACCAACGATATTTTCACGCAGGAAGATGCCGAATTCCTCACCCGCAACAGTGCGCTGCCGGCGGAGCGGATTATCGGCGTCGAAACCGGCGGTTGTCCGCATGCCGCCATCCGCGAGGATATTTCGCTGAACCTCAATGCGCTCGAAGAACTGATGGATCGGTTCGACAGCAAGATTGAATGGCTGCTGCTGGAAAGCGGCGGCGATAACCTGGCGGCCAACTACAGCCGCGAGCTGGCTGATTATACGATCTATGTGATCGATGTTTCGGGCGGGGATAAAATTCCGCGCAAGGGCGGACCGGGCATCACCCAGTCCGATCTGCTGATTATCAATAAAACCGATATTGCTGAGCTGATCGGTGCGGATCTGGGCGTGATGGAGCGCGATTCAAAAAAGATGCGCGGCGACGGGCCTTTTCTGTTCACGCAGTGCCGCAACAAGGTCGGCATTGATGAGGTGATCGGGCATATCCGTGCGGCCTACCATCAACAGGTTCCGGGGAATTAA
- the metA gene encoding homoserine O-acetyltransferase MetA produces the protein MPIKIQDGLPAADVLNQENIFVMTESRAVAQDIRPLKVVILNLMPIKKNTEVHLLRLLSNSALQVEVDLIRTATYEPKNTAPEHLSTFYKTFNDIKMNKYDGMIITGAPVETMEFEQVQYWDEICEILDWTNNHVTSTLHICWGAQAGLYHHYGIPKYGVENKISGVFEHTVRTTTEAIIRGFDDRFLAPHSRHTEVRGDDIEPVKELSIISESKEAGIYIVLAREGRQIFVTGHSEYDPLTLKEEYERDLAKGMNPVIPANYFPDDDPSKLPKVSWRSHAHLLFANWLNYYVYQMTPFNLEDID, from the coding sequence ATGCCGATAAAAATTCAGGATGGGCTTCCGGCTGCGGATGTTCTGAACCAGGAGAATATTTTCGTGATGACCGAATCCCGGGCAGTGGCCCAGGATATCCGGCCGCTGAAGGTGGTGATTCTCAACCTGATGCCGATTAAGAAGAATACGGAGGTGCACCTGCTGCGGCTTCTGTCGAATTCGGCCCTGCAGGTGGAAGTCGACCTGATTCGTACAGCGACCTATGAGCCGAAAAATACGGCCCCGGAACATTTGTCGACGTTTTATAAAACGTTCAATGATATTAAAATGAATAAGTATGACGGGATGATTATCACCGGTGCTCCGGTCGAAACGATGGAGTTTGAGCAGGTGCAGTATTGGGATGAAATCTGCGAAATTCTCGACTGGACGAACAACCATGTTACTTCGACGTTGCATATATGCTGGGGTGCGCAGGCCGGTCTTTATCATCATTACGGCATTCCTAAGTACGGGGTGGAAAATAAAATTTCCGGCGTTTTTGAACATACGGTCCGTACCACGACAGAGGCGATTATCCGCGGTTTTGATGATCGGTTTCTCGCGCCGCATTCCCGGCATACGGAAGTGCGCGGCGATGATATTGAGCCGGTTAAAGAGCTGTCGATTATCTCAGAATCGAAGGAGGCGGGGATCTATATTGTGCTTGCGCGGGAGGGGCGGCAGATTTTTGTGACGGGCCATTCTGAATATGATCCGCTGACGTTGAAAGAGGAGTATGAGCGCGATCTGGCCAAGGGGATGAATCCGGTTATTCCGGCCAATTATTTCCCCGATGACGATCCTTCAAAACTGCCGAAAGTCAGCTGGCGGTCGCACGCTCATCTGCTGTTTGCCAATTGGCTGAATTATTATGTCTATCAGATGACGCCGTTCAATCTGGAAGATATCGACTGA
- a CDS encoding urease accessory protein UreD, translated as MKTSRLELDRIRSKTRVTRMVSRAPLRLLETGTHEDAVEIQLSSYGGGMLQGDRIGLNVRCGEATGLLLKSQANTHVYKNEIDELAVQTLHADCGDRTRVRILPEPVVLHAGAQFRQEQHWNISPTTDFVLADWMQSGRSESAEQFAFDRFESVVCIAVDGNPVLEERFSCCPATDDIRSPAVFGPFDLMMNVYLLGPSADHLLERLKPFLDFQQHHTDALPQASSRPNPEMLCALNPLPFGGHILRCLARTRRQLQPVMDVLSR; from the coding sequence ATGAAAACCAGCAGGCTTGAGCTCGATCGCATCCGGTCCAAAACGCGGGTAACGCGTATGGTCAGCCGTGCGCCGCTGCGCCTGCTGGAAACCGGGACGCATGAGGATGCCGTGGAAATTCAGCTGTCTTCCTACGGCGGCGGTATGCTGCAGGGCGACCGGATCGGGCTGAATGTACGCTGCGGCGAGGCTACCGGGCTGCTGCTGAAATCGCAGGCCAACACCCACGTCTATAAAAACGAAATCGATGAGCTGGCGGTGCAGACGCTGCATGCCGACTGCGGCGACCGGACCCGGGTGCGGATTCTTCCGGAACCCGTGGTGCTGCACGCCGGTGCGCAGTTTCGGCAGGAGCAGCACTGGAACATTTCACCGACCACCGATTTTGTGCTCGCCGACTGGATGCAGTCCGGACGCAGCGAATCGGCGGAGCAGTTTGCTTTCGACCGGTTTGAATCGGTGGTTTGCATTGCGGTGGATGGAAATCCGGTGCTTGAAGAACGGTTCAGCTGCTGCCCGGCGACCGACGATATTCGCAGCCCGGCGGTTTTCGGACCGTTCGATCTCATGATGAATGTCTACCTGCTGGGGCCCTCAGCGGATCACCTGCTCGAACGTTTGAAACCGTTTCTCGATTTTCAGCAGCACCACACCGATGCACTTCCGCAGGCCAGCTCCCGGCCGAATCCGGAGATGCTGTGCGCCCTGAACCCGCTTCCCTTCGGCGGCCATATCCTCCGCTGCCTCGCCCGAACCCGCCGCCAGCTCCAGCCGGTCATGGATGTTTTATCCCGCTGA
- the leuS gene encoding leucine--tRNA ligase, with amino-acid sequence MQEDYPFNDIENKWQQFWDENGDFKTDLATAENPYYCLMMFPYPSGKLHVGHGRNYIIGDAVARYKKMQGFDVLTPMGWDAFGLPAENAAIKTGTPPAEYTTANIATMKEQLRAWGCMYDWDKEVTSCMPDYYKWTQWLFVKFYEKGLAYKQNSNVNWCPDCATVLANEQVVDGACERCDSEVIQKSMEQWFFKITDYAQRLLDDLNTLDGWPDRVKTMQKNWIGRSEGTEVDFDIVPREDGAKDNIDKITCYTTRVDTIYGCTYMALAPEHPELKNLIKGAENEAEILEFIKECSKLTNLDREADEVEKAGLFTGRYLINPYNGEKIELWVGNYVLMYGTGAVMAVPAHDTRDFAFAKKYDLPIKLSIQNPDQSLVLEEMETAYTEDGTCVDSGEFTGMPNREAIGAMTKYAEEKGFGRGTVNFRLRDWLISRQRYWGAPIPMVYCDDCGVVPEKEENLPILLPTDVEFKAEGESPLKSSESFMNCTCPKCGKPARRESDTMDTFVDSSWYYLRYLSARNADQAVNTDIANKWMPVDQYIGGIEHAILHLLYARFFTKAIKDLGLIDFEEPFKHLFTQGMICKKGPDGNLYKMSKSKGNVVSPEELLKKYGADTVRLYTLFIGPPEKEAEWQDSGVEGAFRFLKRIWRRVSENLDLLKSVEGKEPVIADMADAERDLYRKTNEVIQQITRGLDGAFTFNTAIAAIMELMNAVDHLKISDDSSESAKIVFRDAIENVILLISPFAPHIAEELWVELGHDAGIMNADWPTVNEEALKRDEIELVVQVNGKTRDKIKVSSEASKEDIEAAAFATEQVKKWTEGKTVRKVIVVPGRLVNIAVS; translated from the coding sequence ATGCAGGAAGATTATCCTTTTAACGATATTGAAAACAAGTGGCAGCAGTTCTGGGATGAAAACGGCGACTTTAAGACGGATCTGGCGACGGCGGAAAATCCGTACTACTGCCTGATGATGTTCCCGTATCCGTCGGGCAAGCTCCACGTCGGTCATGGCCGCAACTACATCATCGGTGATGCCGTTGCGCGCTACAAAAAGATGCAGGGTTTTGATGTGCTCACGCCGATGGGCTGGGATGCTTTCGGGCTGCCTGCTGAAAACGCCGCCATTAAAACCGGTACGCCGCCGGCGGAATACACCACCGCCAACATTGCCACAATGAAAGAGCAGCTCCGCGCCTGGGGCTGCATGTATGACTGGGATAAGGAAGTCACTTCCTGCATGCCGGACTATTATAAGTGGACGCAGTGGCTCTTTGTTAAGTTTTATGAAAAAGGCCTGGCCTACAAACAGAACTCCAACGTCAACTGGTGTCCGGACTGCGCCACGGTGCTTGCCAACGAGCAGGTGGTTGACGGCGCTTGCGAACGCTGCGACTCCGAAGTCATCCAGAAATCGATGGAGCAGTGGTTTTTCAAAATCACCGACTATGCTCAGCGCCTGCTCGACGACCTGAACACGCTCGACGGCTGGCCGGATCGCGTGAAAACCATGCAGAAAAACTGGATCGGCCGCTCCGAAGGTACGGAGGTTGATTTTGATATTGTTCCGCGCGAAGACGGGGCAAAAGACAACATCGATAAAATCACCTGCTATACCACCCGCGTTGATACGATCTATGGCTGCACCTATATGGCGCTTGCTCCGGAACACCCGGAACTGAAAAATCTGATCAAAGGTGCCGAAAACGAAGCCGAAATCCTGGAATTTATCAAGGAATGCTCCAAACTGACCAATCTCGATCGCGAGGCGGACGAAGTGGAAAAAGCCGGCCTCTTTACCGGGCGTTATCTGATTAATCCGTACAACGGCGAAAAGATTGAGCTGTGGGTCGGCAACTATGTGCTGATGTACGGCACCGGTGCGGTTATGGCCGTTCCGGCGCACGATACCCGCGACTTCGCATTCGCAAAAAAATATGACCTGCCGATCAAGCTCTCCATCCAGAACCCGGATCAGTCCCTCGTTCTCGAAGAAATGGAAACGGCCTATACCGAAGACGGCACTTGCGTCGATTCCGGCGAATTTACCGGTATGCCGAACCGTGAGGCGATCGGTGCGATGACGAAATATGCCGAGGAAAAGGGCTTCGGCCGCGGCACCGTTAATTTCCGCTTGCGCGACTGGCTGATTTCCCGTCAGCGCTACTGGGGTGCACCGATTCCGATGGTTTACTGCGATGACTGCGGCGTGGTGCCGGAAAAGGAGGAAAACCTTCCGATCCTGCTGCCGACCGATGTTGAATTCAAGGCCGAGGGCGAATCACCGCTCAAATCGAGCGAAAGCTTTATGAACTGCACCTGTCCGAAATGCGGCAAACCGGCGCGCCGCGAATCCGACACCATGGACACCTTTGTTGATTCCTCCTGGTATTACCTGCGCTACCTCAGCGCCCGGAATGCAGACCAGGCGGTGAATACGGATATTGCCAACAAGTGGATGCCGGTCGACCAGTATATCGGCGGTATCGAGCACGCCATTCTGCACCTGCTCTACGCCCGCTTCTTCACCAAAGCCATCAAGGACCTCGGCTTGATCGATTTTGAAGAGCCGTTTAAACACCTCTTCACGCAGGGCATGATCTGCAAAAAAGGCCCCGATGGAAACCTGTATAAAATGTCCAAATCCAAGGGCAATGTGGTCTCCCCGGAAGAACTGCTGAAGAAATACGGCGCAGATACGGTCCGCCTGTACACGCTCTTTATCGGCCCGCCGGAAAAAGAAGCGGAATGGCAGGATTCCGGTGTGGAGGGAGCATTCCGCTTCCTCAAGCGCATCTGGCGCCGTGTTTCGGAAAACCTCGACCTGCTGAAATCGGTCGAAGGCAAGGAGCCGGTGATTGCCGATATGGCCGACGCCGAGCGCGATCTCTACCGTAAAACCAATGAAGTGATCCAGCAGATCACTCGCGGCCTTGACGGCGCATTTACCTTCAATACCGCGATTGCCGCGATTATGGAGCTGATGAATGCGGTCGACCATCTGAAGATTTCCGATGATTCTTCTGAATCGGCCAAAATCGTATTCCGCGATGCGATTGAAAACGTCATTCTGCTGATTTCACCCTTTGCGCCGCACATTGCGGAAGAGCTGTGGGTCGAGCTGGGTCACGATGCCGGTATTATGAATGCCGACTGGCCGACCGTGAACGAAGAAGCGCTCAAGCGCGACGAAATCGAGCTGGTGGTTCAGGTAAACGGTAAAACGCGCGACAAAATCAAGGTCTCCTCCGAAGCCTCGAAAGAGGATATCGAAGCCGCCGCCTTTGCGACAGAACAGGTCAAAAAATGGACCGAAGGCAAAACTGTCCGGAAAGTCATTGTCGTCCCCGGCCGCCTGGTGAATATCGCCGTGTCGTAA